The genomic DNA CGGGCGGTGCGATAGTCGAGAGGGACGTCCCGACGAGGTTCACCGCGGGCAGGCAGATAAACCTGCTCCTGCGGAACCCGGACTTCACCACGTCCGAGAGAATGGCAAGCGCGATAAACTCCGCTTTCGGGAGCATAGCGGCTCCGATAGACGCAGGCAGGGTCGCGGTAAGCGTGCCCCCTCAGTACGAGTACTCCCCCGCGTCGTTCGTGGCCAAGCTGGAGACCCTGTCGGTCAGGCCGGACACTGCGGCCAGGGTGGCTGTCAACGAGCGAACCGGCACGGTGGTCATGGGGGGCGACGTCCGCATAGGGGCTGTGGCGGTAGCCCACGGAAGCCTCACTGTCAGGGTTACCGAAAGCCCGGAGGTGTCGCAGCCGGCGCCCTTCAGCAGGGGGACCACCTCGGTGCAGCCAAGGACGGACGTGGACGTGGAGGAGCCCCTTGGGCAGTTCATAGCGCTGGAGGCAACCAGCACGGTCGAGGAGCTTGTAGACGCGCTTAACTCCGTGGGGGCCTCCCCGCGCGACGTGATTGCGATACTCCAGGCGATAAAAGAGGCCGGTGCTTTGCACGGAGAACTGGTGGTGATGTAGATGGAGATGGAGCCCCGTTTCGCGTCGTTCGTGCCCTCCACTGCCGATGTCACGAAGATCAAGAAAGAGCTGAAGGGCATCAAGGACAGGGAGAGGCTGAAGGAGGCCTGCCAGCAGTTCGAGTCCATCCTCCTGGCCGAGCTGTGGAAGAAGATGAACGCCAACGCCCGGGCCATAAGCGGCCGCGAGTCGCGCGCCTTCGGCCCGCTGGAGGACCTGGCGGTGGAGATGTCCGCGGAGCAGCTGGCCAAGGACGGCGGGTCCGGGATGTGGCGGGTGCTGTACGAACAGCTGGTGGTCCACCTAGAGGACCAGGACGAGGATGAATGACAGGTGTGGTGGGATAAAGGACTTCGCTTCACCTGCCTGGGCTGCGGCCGCTGCTGCAGGGGAGCGCCCGGGGCTATTTACTTTACGCTGAAGGAGGAGGAGGAGATCTCCTCCTTCCTGTCGCTTGAGGTCGAAGACTTTCGTCGCAGGTACGTCACCTCCCGCTGGGGCGCGAGAAGCTTCAGAGAGAGGGGCAACGGCGATTGCATATTCTTCGACGCTAAAAGTGCGCGCTGCACCATCTACCCGGTGCGTCCCCTTCAGTGCAGCCTCTTTCCCTTCTGGCCCAGCCGGCTCGAGTCCGAGGAGGAGTGGAACGAAACCGCCGCCGAGTGTCCCGGCATGAACCAGGGCGAGCTGCACCGGGCTGACAAGATACTCTCCTTATTATCCGAAAATCCATTCCCGGACCTGCTATAATGTAATATCGCAGCAGGAGACGAATAGTTCCCGCCGGAGGGACAGCGAGGGGAGAGCCAATGCAGATCCAAATCTGGTCGGACATGAACTGGGGCCTCATACTCGCCCTGGTGGTGCTGAGCGGCGTGCTTGCCTACCTCGGAGACGTGCTCGGCATGCGCCTTGGAAAGAGGCGCATATCGTTGCTGGGCCTTCGTCCCCGCGACACCAGCCGCGTCATAACCGCCATAACCGGCGCCCTCATATCCATCGCCATCCTCGTCACAATGACGATAATCTCCGACAACGTCCGCACGGCCCTCTTCAGCATGAAATTCCTCCAGGGACAGCTCCAGACACTGACCAGGGACCTGCAGAAGAGCAGGGACGAGGCGGAGCTTGCGGCCATGAACCTGGCTGGAAGCGAGACGAGGCTCCAGGAGCAGCAAAAGATGCTCTCCGAGGTCCAGTCCGAGCTGGAGAGCGTCT from Synergistaceae bacterium includes the following:
- a CDS encoding YkgJ family cysteine cluster protein; the encoded protein is MWWDKGLRFTCLGCGRCCRGAPGAIYFTLKEEEEISSFLSLEVEDFRRRYVTSRWGARSFRERGNGDCIFFDAKSARCTIYPVRPLQCSLFPFWPSRLESEEEWNETAAECPGMNQGELHRADKILSLLSENPFPDLL
- a CDS encoding flagellar basal body P-ring protein FlgI, producing MRIRRIATTTLLLMLLASCSLAASHPDVRIKDLADVEGVRSNQLVGLGLVMGLQGTGDRSAMAVQMIRNMMGQFGITVGDKAVRSRNVAVVTLTAELPAFARPGQTIDVTASAMGDAKSLQGGTLLQTPLKAADGNIYAVAQGPLLVGGFVAEGAGGAMTKNIVTVGRIPGGAIVERDVPTRFTAGRQINLLLRNPDFTTSERMASAINSAFGSIAAPIDAGRVAVSVPPQYEYSPASFVAKLETLSVRPDTAARVAVNERTGTVVMGGDVRIGAVAVAHGSLTVRVTESPEVSQPAPFSRGTTSVQPRTDVDVEEPLGQFIALEATSTVEELVDALNSVGASPRDVIAILQAIKEAGALHGELVVM